Genomic DNA from Fimbriimonas ginsengisoli Gsoil 348:
GGATCAAGTTCGGGAGGCTTCGACAGCCCCGATAGAGTCGCCGAAGAGCCATTCATAACCCTTCGACCGGGAGAAGCAACTTCGTTCCGTGCCTATCTAATTCCCGAACTCTTCTCGGGTTCGGGGCGTGCCGAGCTTTACTTGAAGTATCTAAAGGTCGATCCTCGACGGGGGCGAAAGGCGTGGGTCGGTGTTCTTCGGGCAAAGATTAGTTTGGCAAAAGACCGGAAGCCGTCCACGGCATCGCCACCTGAAGCGCCGCCGTGCCTACAGTAATCGAGGCAATTTCAAATGAAGATGAGAAGCCTCGTTCTAGTCGCGGACTTTGGCGGGCTGGAGTTGCAGCGTTTCTATCCTACGGCTCCTCATCCCATCTGAACGTAAGAAGCCTAGAATAGGGCCGTGACCTTCGCCTGTCTTCTCCTCGCCCGTTTGCTGTCCGCTCAAGAGCCACTCGCGGCGCCACTACCGGAAGGAAATGTTGGCCTCGCATCCAAATACCCGGGTGACCGTGGGATTGAAAAGGATCCGGCGGTCATCTTCCGTGACGACTTCGAGGTCGGATTGCCGCAGGATCGCTGGGACAACGTGTTTCAAAAGGAAACCGTCCAGATCGCCACGGCGAAGGAGAACGTGCACGGCGGATCGAGGTCGATCGAAATGACCGTTCCGAAGCAGCGGCAGGAGAAGAGCAACGCCGTCGTCAAGGACCTCAAGGGGTATGACACGGTGTTCTTGCGCGTGTACTCCAAGTTCGATCCCGACTTCGACCAGATCGGCTCCAGCCACAACGGCCTATACCTGGCCGCGATATCGCCGAATATCTCTTACTCGACGCCGGGCATCAAGGCGGACGGCAAGAACAAGTTCGTCGCGAGCTTCGAATGCTGGCGCGGAGATCCTTCGACCGGGTCGCCCGGCGGGCTGAACGTCTACTGCTACCACCCCGAAATGCGGTCGGACTATGGCGACCACTTCTTCCCCTCGGGCCTGGTGCTGCCAAGCACGTATTTGAAGGGGAATTTCGGCCCGAACTTCCTACCCCGCCTCGACATCGCGCCAAAGCTCGGCGAATGGCAGTGCTATGAACTGATGATGAAGGCCAACACGCCCGGCCGCCGCGACGGCCGGATCGCCTGCTGGCTCGACGGCAAACTGGTAGCCGACTTTCCGAACCTCCGCCTGCGCGATGTCGACACGCTAAAAATCAACCACGCCTCCCTAGACCTCCACATCGGCGATAACAGTATCCGCTCCAACCGGAAGTGGTACGACGACGTGGTCATCGCCACCTCCTATATCGGCCCGATGGGCGGATAGCACGGATGCGGACATTAGGGAAGGGAGAAATAGAAAGTCGATCCCTTGCCCACAGAGGACTCGGCGGAGACGGAGCCGCCGTGTCGCTCGATGATTCTCTTGACGTTCGCCAGGCCGATGCCGGTGCCGGGGAAGTTGGCTTCGTTCACCAGGCGCTGGAAGGGCGTAAAGAGGCGATCGGCGTAGGCAAGCTCGAAACCGATCCCCTCGTCTCGAACGAAAAAGGCGCCCCCTTCCTGGCGACCGACGGTTATCTTTCCCCCCTCGGGCGAGAACTTTGCCGCGTTATCCATGAGACTTTGCAGGACGATTTTGATAAGAGCGGCGTCGGCTTTGGCTACAAGACGTCCGACGACGATGACGTTCAAGGTTCGATCGGGATAGCGCGGACCTACCCACGCTTCCACCTCTCGCGCCATCTCGGCCAGGTCGACCGTTTTCTGTTCCAGCGGCTGGGTCGCGAGGCGGACGAACTGCAGCATGTCTTCCACCATCCGCGCCACCCTAAGGGCGTTGTGGACCTGTCGTTCCAGCATCTCGGCGTATTCTTTGCTCAGTGCGCCGGACGCTTCTTGCTGAAGAATGCGAGACGTTGCGACGATCGCGCGGAGGGGGGAGCCCAGGTCGTGGGCCATCGAGTAGGTAAGGGTGTGCACTTCCTTATTGGCGGCCTCCAACTCGGCGGTTCGCTCGGCCACTCGGGACTCGAGGGCAAGGGAAGCGATCCGTAAAGCTTCCTGCGCCTCCTGGCGCTCCACGATCTCCGC
This window encodes:
- a CDS encoding ATP-binding protein, translated to MAEPPQGLGNRERYVPDLAEVCRLLAERAPEPMLAVEGDTHIVRYANPAFRRLFGVQKEELIGRSFDDALPSGMSPEYADLIDHVFSPATHAKPEFRQPVVKVVGLPTTEWSCSMWAIVDADELAVGVMIQVTNLAEGQRLLREAAAMNEALLISSLEQHELREGLNSSNEKLQAEIVERQEAQEALRIASLALESRVAERTAELEAANKEVHTLTYSMAHDLGSPLRAIVATSRILQQEASGALSKEYAEMLERQVHNALRVARMVEDMLQFVRLATQPLEQKTVDLAEMAREVEAWVGPRYPDRTLNVIVVGRLVAKADAALIKIVLQSLMDNAAKFSPEGGKITVGRQEGGAFFVRDEGIGFELAYADRLFTPFQRLVNEANFPGTGIGLANVKRIIERHGGSVSAESSVGKGSTFYFSLP